One Enterococcus silesiacus genomic window carries:
- a CDS encoding phosphoenolpyruvate--protein phosphotransferase has protein sequence MSEMLKGIAASDGVAIAKAYLLVQPDLSFDKKSVDDISAEEGRLDDALAKSTTELQAIREKAAQSLGEEEAQVFDAHLMVLSDPEMIGQIKQNIQDNKVNAESALKEVTDMYIGMFEAMDDNAYMQERAADIRDVAKRILAHLLGVTLPNPSMINEEVVVVAHDLTPSDTAQLDRTYVKAFVTDIGGRTSHSAIMARSLEIPAIVGTKEITAKVKEGDILAVNGIDGDVIVHPTDAEKAEFEAKGKEYADLKVEWEKLKNAETVTADGKHIELAANIGTPKDLEGVHNNGAEAVGLYRTEFLYMDSPDFPTEDEQYTAYTAVLEGMNGKPVVVRTMDIGGDKELPYLQLPHEMNPFLGYRALRISLSERGDEMFRTQMRALLRASVHGNLRIMFPMVATLKEFRAAKKIFEEEKAKLVSEGTKVSDTIQVGIMIEIPAAAVIADKFAKEVDFFSIGTNDLIQYTMAADRMNERVSYLYQPYNPSILRLIKNVIDASHAEGKWTGMCGEMGGDQMAVPLLVGMGLDEFSMSATSILQTRSLMKRLDTKKMAELADRALNDCDTMEEVIDLVKEYTK, from the coding sequence ATGTCTGAAATGCTAAAAGGAATTGCCGCAAGTGATGGTGTTGCTATCGCTAAAGCTTACCTGTTAGTTCAACCTGATTTATCTTTCGACAAAAAATCTGTAGATGATATATCTGCTGAAGAAGGCCGTTTAGATGATGCTTTAGCAAAATCTACGACTGAGTTGCAAGCAATCAGAGAAAAAGCAGCGCAAAGCCTTGGTGAAGAAGAAGCACAAGTATTTGACGCACATTTAATGGTTTTATCAGATCCTGAAATGATCGGTCAAATCAAACAAAACATTCAAGATAACAAAGTTAATGCTGAATCAGCGTTAAAAGAAGTAACTGATATGTATATCGGTATGTTCGAAGCTATGGATGATAATGCCTACATGCAAGAACGTGCGGCTGATATTCGTGATGTTGCAAAACGTATTTTAGCTCATTTATTAGGTGTTACTCTTCCTAATCCTTCAATGATTAACGAAGAAGTCGTTGTGGTTGCCCATGACTTAACACCAAGTGATACCGCTCAATTAGACCGCACGTATGTAAAAGCATTCGTAACAGATATTGGCGGACGTACATCACATTCAGCGATTATGGCTCGCTCTCTTGAAATTCCTGCAATCGTAGGAACAAAAGAAATCACTGCCAAAGTCAAAGAAGGCGATATTTTAGCTGTTAACGGAATCGATGGCGATGTGATCGTTCACCCAACAGATGCTGAAAAAGCTGAGTTTGAAGCAAAAGGCAAAGAATACGCTGATCTTAAAGTTGAATGGGAAAAACTTAAAAATGCTGAAACAGTAACTGCTGATGGTAAACACATCGAGTTAGCTGCGAACATTGGTACTCCTAAAGATTTAGAAGGCGTACACAACAATGGTGCTGAAGCTGTTGGTTTATATCGTACAGAATTCCTTTACATGGATTCTCCAGATTTCCCAACAGAAGATGAACAATATACAGCTTACACTGCAGTACTTGAAGGCATGAACGGCAAACCTGTCGTGGTTCGTACAATGGATATCGGTGGAGATAAAGAATTACCGTATCTTCAATTACCGCATGAAATGAACCCGTTCTTAGGTTATCGTGCATTACGTATCAGCTTATCTGAACGTGGTGACGAAATGTTCCGTACACAAATGCGCGCATTATTACGTGCTTCTGTTCACGGTAACTTACGTATCATGTTCCCAATGGTTGCAACGTTAAAAGAATTTAGAGCAGCGAAGAAAATCTTTGAAGAAGAAAAAGCAAAATTAGTCTCTGAAGGAACTAAAGTTTCTGATACGATTCAAGTCGGTATCATGATTGAAATTCCTGCAGCGGCTGTAATTGCGGATAAATTCGCCAAAGAAGTTGATTTCTTCAGTATTGGAACAAATGATTTGATTCAATACACGATGGCAGCAGACCGTATGAACGAACGCGTTTCTTACCTTTACCAACCATATAACCCATCAATTCTACGTTTGATTAAAAACGTGATTGATGCATCTCATGCAGAAGGTAAATGGACTGGTATGTGTGGAGAAATGGGTGGCGATCAAATGGCTGTACCATTATTGGTAGGAATGGGCTTAGATGAGTTCTCAATGAGTGCGACATCTATTCTTCAAACTCGTAGCTTAATGAAACGTCTAGACACTAAGAAAATGGCTGAACTTGCGGATCGTGCGTTGAATGACTGCGATACAATGGAAGAAGTTATTGACTTGGTTAAAGAGTATACGAAATAA
- a CDS encoding recombinase RecX, translating to METITKITKDKGQFYLIWLSSGEKLRVSEDTLVRQRLLKGQELSDEMVEKIKKAGSYDVGLQMSLNYLSYQLRSKKEILDYLKEKEILPEDRKSIVIRLEEMNLLDDKIFSESYVRTLMRTSDKGPKMIEQQLKRKGLNDEDIQHGLTFYIMDEQVEVAKATAEKAMRRYRTKSFKDALQKVQMHLMQKGFNREVIDLALEELSFEKDEDQELDVIRKEGDKLWEKHRKLDPYKRLMKVKQGLFQKRFDSDLIQQYFDEKELENEE from the coding sequence ATGGAAACAATCACGAAAATTACAAAAGACAAAGGTCAGTTTTATCTTATCTGGCTGTCTTCAGGAGAAAAATTACGTGTATCTGAGGATACTTTAGTCCGACAACGGTTGTTAAAAGGACAAGAACTATCAGATGAAATGGTCGAAAAAATAAAAAAAGCTGGTTCTTATGATGTGGGCTTGCAAATGTCCTTAAATTATTTAAGCTATCAGCTACGTTCAAAAAAAGAAATTTTAGATTATCTGAAGGAAAAGGAAATTTTACCCGAAGATCGAAAAAGCATCGTGATCCGCTTAGAAGAAATGAACCTTTTAGACGATAAAATATTTAGTGAAAGCTATGTCCGCACCTTGATGCGCACAAGTGATAAAGGACCCAAAATGATCGAACAACAACTAAAACGAAAAGGCTTGAATGACGAAGACATTCAACATGGGTTAACTTTTTATATTATGGATGAACAAGTTGAAGTAGCAAAAGCGACCGCTGAAAAAGCAATGAGACGTTACCGGACAAAGAGTTTCAAAGATGCCTTGCAAAAAGTTCAAATGCACTTGATGCAAAAAGGCTTTAATCGCGAGGTCATCGATTTGGCTTTAGAAGAGCTATCTTTTGAAAAAGATGAAGACCAAGAATTAGATGTGATCAGAAAAGAAGGCGATAAATTATGGGAGAAACATCGTAAGTTAGACCCTTATAAACGCCTAATGAAAGTCAAACAAGGATTATTCCAAAAACGTTTTGACTCAGATTTAATTCAGCAATATTTTGATGAAAAGGAATTAGAGAATGAAGAATGA
- a CDS encoding peptide chain release factor 3, whose translation MNNPHLKEQVDSRRTFAIISHPDAGKTTITEQLLLFGGAIRQAGTVKGKKTGNFAKSDWMEIEKQRGISVTSSVMQFDYDGKRVNILDTPGHEDFSEDTYRTLMAVDSAVMVIDSAKGIEAQTKKLFQVVKKRGIPIFTFINKLDRDGREPLELLEELEELLDIESYPMNWPIGMGKGLHGLYDIYNKRVEVYRPENNNGERFIPLVDGDIPSDLPLHQDSVYRQVLEEVELLVEAGDEFDTEKIARGDQTPVFFGSALTNFGVQTMLETFLQFAPAPYAHKTEAGEEVSPYEEEFSGFVFKIQANMNPAHRDRIAFVRICSGTFERGMDVILGRTGKKIKLSNVTQFMADARENVEEAVAGDIIGIYDTGNYQIGDTLYEGKLKVQYEELPSFTPELFMKVSAKNVMKQKSFHKGINQLVQEGAIQLYKTYLTEEYILGAVGQLQFEVFQHRMLNEYNAEVIMTPMGSKIARWIDPADLDERMSSSRNILARDRFDQPLFLFENQFAMRWFADKYPDVELKSLM comes from the coding sequence ATGAATAATCCACATTTAAAAGAACAAGTAGATAGCCGTCGTACATTTGCGATTATTTCCCATCCAGATGCTGGTAAAACGACGATCACAGAACAGCTTTTATTATTTGGGGGAGCGATCCGCCAAGCTGGAACTGTTAAAGGTAAGAAAACAGGGAACTTTGCAAAATCTGACTGGATGGAAATTGAAAAACAAAGAGGAATTTCTGTAACCAGTTCTGTGATGCAGTTTGATTATGATGGAAAACGTGTCAATATTTTAGATACACCTGGACACGAAGACTTTTCAGAAGATACGTATCGGACTTTGATGGCCGTGGATAGCGCCGTTATGGTAATTGATAGCGCTAAAGGGATCGAAGCCCAAACAAAGAAATTATTCCAAGTTGTTAAAAAGCGTGGAATCCCGATTTTTACCTTTATCAATAAATTAGATAGAGATGGTCGTGAACCGTTAGAGTTACTTGAAGAATTAGAAGAATTGTTAGATATTGAATCTTACCCAATGAATTGGCCAATCGGTATGGGAAAAGGGCTGCATGGGTTATATGATATCTACAACAAACGTGTAGAAGTTTATCGACCTGAAAATAATAATGGTGAACGCTTTATTCCATTAGTGGATGGTGATATTCCAAGTGATTTGCCATTACACCAAGACAGTGTTTATAGACAAGTATTGGAAGAAGTTGAGCTATTAGTCGAAGCAGGCGATGAATTTGATACGGAGAAAATCGCACGTGGGGATCAAACACCTGTCTTCTTTGGTTCAGCCTTAACCAATTTTGGGGTACAGACAATGTTAGAAACTTTCTTACAGTTTGCTCCCGCGCCTTATGCTCATAAGACTGAAGCTGGGGAAGAAGTTAGCCCTTATGAAGAAGAATTTTCTGGCTTTGTGTTTAAGATCCAGGCCAACATGAATCCTGCTCACCGAGATCGGATTGCTTTTGTCCGGATTTGTTCAGGCACATTTGAACGTGGCATGGACGTTATTCTTGGTAGAACAGGTAAGAAAATCAAGTTAAGTAATGTAACACAATTTATGGCTGATGCCAGAGAAAATGTTGAGGAAGCCGTAGCCGGAGATATTATCGGAATCTATGACACTGGTAACTATCAAATTGGTGATACGCTGTACGAAGGAAAATTAAAAGTTCAGTATGAAGAACTACCATCATTTACGCCAGAACTATTTATGAAAGTCAGTGCTAAAAATGTGATGAAACAAAAATCATTCCATAAAGGTATTAATCAACTCGTTCAAGAAGGTGCTATTCAACTATATAAAACCTATTTAACAGAAGAATATATTCTGGGGGCTGTTGGACAATTGCAATTTGAAGTGTTCCAACATCGTATGCTGAATGAATACAATGCTGAAGTGATCATGACACCAATGGGCTCAAAAATCGCTCGTTGGATCGATCCAGCTGATTTAGATGAACGAATGAGTTCTAGTCGAAATATTTTAGCTCGCGATCGTTTTGACCAACCATTGTTCTTGTTTGAAAATCAATTTGCTATGCGTTGGTTTGCGGATAAATATCCAGATGTTGAATTGAAGAGTTTGATGTAA
- a CDS encoding chloramphenicol acetyltransferase, giving the protein MTNNHNFEKWSDTMYLKDLVTNPLIEVGECSYYSGYYGSQEFENGCVRYLWGDPSTRAAFDPVKDMGWHLDKLIIGNYVCIAAGATILMGGNHNHHPDWITVYPFASHVEKSYEPKGNTVIKSDAWIGMNAMIMPGVTIGEGAVIAAGSMVVKDIPPYTIVGGNPARVIKQRFSNDEINMLLELRWFDWTKEQIEGAQDILMSGSVDKLYLYYKKHILK; this is encoded by the coding sequence ATGACAAATAATCATAATTTTGAAAAATGGTCAGACACAATGTACTTAAAGGATTTGGTGACGAATCCATTGATCGAGGTAGGCGAGTGTTCTTATTACTCTGGCTATTATGGCAGTCAAGAGTTCGAGAATGGTTGTGTTCGTTATCTTTGGGGAGATCCATCGACAAGAGCAGCCTTTGATCCGGTAAAAGACATGGGTTGGCATCTAGATAAATTGATCATTGGAAATTATGTGTGTATTGCGGCTGGTGCCACGATTTTGATGGGTGGTAATCATAATCACCATCCAGACTGGATTACTGTTTATCCTTTTGCGAGTCATGTAGAGAAATCTTATGAGCCAAAAGGGAATACAGTTATTAAAAGTGATGCGTGGATTGGGATGAATGCGATGATCATGCCAGGTGTTACGATTGGTGAAGGAGCTGTGATTGCAGCTGGTTCAATGGTGGTAAAAGATATTCCACCGTATACGATCGTTGGTGGTAATCCAGCGAGAGTGATTAAACAGAGATTCTCTAATGACGAAATCAATATGCTATTAGAGCTGAGATGGTTTGACTGGACAAAAGAACAGATCGAAGGAGCACAGGATATTTTGATGAGTGGTTCTGTCGATAAATTGTATCTTTACTATAAAAAACACATCCTAAAGTAA
- a CDS encoding ATP-dependent Clp protease ATP-binding subunit yields the protein MICQNCQQNPATIHLYANVNGQRKQLDYCQSCYQKLKAQANDNQPTMSQQDPFGFGSLDDLYRSLSRQMQEQQGNPNGQTPPTQFGDGNGQPPRGGAGQSNGLLGEYGINITQAAKNGDVDPVVGRDEEIKRVIEILNRRTKNNPVLIGEPGVGKTAVVEGLAQKIVDGDVPQKLLDKEVIRLDVVSLVQGTGIRGQFEERMQKLIEEIKQAENVILFIDEVHEIVGAGAAGDGNMDAGNILKPALARGELQMVGATTLNEYRIIEKDAALERRMQPVRVDEPTVDETIAILKGLQKRYEDYHHVKYTDEAIKAAATLSNRYIQDRFLPDKAIDLLDESGSKMNLTIQIVDPKTIEKKLADAEQQKQQASAEEDFEKAAYYRDQINKLQTMKEKQISDEETPVIGEKNIEAIIEQKTGIPVGDLKEKEQTQLKNLAVDLKAHVVGQDNAVDKVSKAIRRNRVGLGKQNRPIGSFLFVGPTGVGKTELAKQLAYELFGSEDSMIRFDMSEYMEKHSVSKLIGSPPGYVGYDEAGQLTEKVRRNPYSLILLDEIEKAHPDVLHMFLQILDDGRLTDAQGRTVSFKDTIIIMTSNAGTGNAEANVGFGAARDGLTKSVLGQLNNFFTPEFLNRFDGIVEFKALSKENLMNIVGLMLDEVNGLLAHQKIHINVPTDVKEKLVDLGYDPSMGARPLRRTIQEQIEDGIAEYFLDHPEEHQLIAKLDDDGKIIVTGEITTDPSDINEATTEKE from the coding sequence ATGATTTGTCAAAATTGTCAACAAAATCCAGCAACGATCCACTTATATGCAAATGTTAATGGTCAAAGAAAACAATTGGACTATTGCCAAAGTTGCTATCAAAAATTAAAAGCACAAGCAAACGATAATCAACCAACAATGTCTCAACAAGATCCATTTGGTTTTGGAAGTTTAGATGATTTATACCGCTCTTTATCTCGTCAAATGCAGGAACAACAAGGGAATCCTAACGGTCAGACCCCTCCTACTCAATTTGGTGACGGCAACGGTCAGCCTCCAAGAGGTGGTGCTGGTCAATCGAATGGTTTATTAGGCGAGTACGGTATCAATATTACACAAGCTGCTAAAAATGGTGATGTTGATCCAGTCGTCGGCCGTGACGAGGAAATCAAACGAGTGATTGAAATTTTAAATCGTCGTACAAAGAATAACCCTGTCTTGATCGGTGAACCTGGTGTTGGTAAAACTGCAGTTGTTGAAGGTTTAGCTCAAAAAATCGTTGATGGCGATGTTCCGCAGAAACTATTAGACAAAGAAGTTATTCGTCTAGATGTTGTTTCATTAGTTCAAGGAACTGGTATTCGTGGTCAATTTGAAGAGCGTATGCAAAAATTGATTGAAGAAATCAAGCAAGCTGAAAATGTCATTTTATTCATTGATGAAGTACATGAAATCGTCGGTGCAGGTGCTGCAGGTGATGGTAACATGGATGCTGGTAATATTTTAAAGCCAGCACTCGCTCGTGGTGAGCTACAAATGGTTGGTGCAACGACTTTAAATGAGTATCGCATCATCGAAAAAGATGCTGCCTTAGAACGCCGGATGCAGCCCGTTCGTGTAGATGAGCCAACCGTAGACGAAACGATTGCGATTCTTAAAGGTCTGCAAAAACGCTATGAAGACTATCATCATGTGAAATATACAGATGAAGCAATCAAAGCCGCTGCAACTTTATCTAATCGTTATATCCAAGATCGTTTCTTACCAGATAAAGCGATCGATTTATTAGATGAATCTGGTTCTAAAATGAACTTGACCATCCAAATCGTCGATCCTAAAACAATCGAGAAAAAACTTGCGGATGCTGAACAACAAAAACAACAAGCTTCTGCAGAGGAAGATTTTGAAAAAGCGGCTTACTATCGTGACCAAATCAATAAATTACAAACAATGAAAGAAAAACAAATCAGCGACGAAGAAACACCTGTGATCGGTGAGAAAAATATTGAAGCCATCATTGAACAAAAAACAGGGATTCCTGTCGGTGATTTAAAAGAAAAAGAACAAACACAACTGAAAAACCTAGCTGTGGACCTAAAAGCTCATGTCGTTGGACAAGATAATGCAGTTGATAAAGTCTCCAAAGCCATTCGCCGTAATCGCGTTGGTTTAGGGAAACAAAATCGTCCAATTGGCTCCTTCCTATTCGTAGGGCCGACTGGTGTTGGTAAAACAGAATTAGCCAAACAATTAGCTTATGAATTATTCGGTTCAGAAGATTCAATGATTCGTTTTGATATGAGTGAATACATGGAAAAACATAGTGTCTCTAAATTGATTGGTTCACCTCCAGGCTATGTTGGTTATGATGAAGCAGGACAATTAACTGAAAAAGTTCGCCGTAATCCATACAGCTTGATCTTATTAGATGAAATCGAAAAGGCTCATCCAGATGTCTTGCATATGTTCTTGCAAATTCTTGATGATGGACGCCTAACTGATGCCCAAGGCAGAACAGTTAGCTTTAAAGATACAATTATTATCATGACAAGTAACGCTGGAACAGGTAATGCAGAGGCAAATGTCGGCTTCGGTGCTGCCCGCGATGGTCTTACAAAATCTGTTTTAGGACAGTTGAATAACTTCTTCACACCAGAATTCTTGAACCGTTTTGATGGTATTGTTGAATTTAAAGCATTGAGTAAAGAAAACTTAATGAACATCGTCGGTTTGATGCTGGATGAAGTCAATGGTTTACTTGCTCATCAAAAAATCCATATCAATGTGCCAACGGATGTTAAAGAAAAATTAGTTGATTTAGGCTATGATCCTTCAATGGGGGCTCGCCCACTACGTCGGACGATCCAAGAACAAATTGAAGACGGCATTGCCGAATACTTCCTAGATCATCCAGAAGAACATCAATTGATCGCTAAACTAGATGATGATGGAAAAATTATTGTCACTGGCGAAATAACCACAGATCCTAGTGATATCAACGAAGCAACTACAGAAAAAGAATAA
- a CDS encoding GNAT family acetyltransferase, which produces MKIVHTKDTMSDIYLDAVKIRRQVFMQEQGVPGEIEIDKYEAACIHFILYGDNNEAIATCRLLPLEDSLIKLQRMAVQKEFRGNEYGRLIVEGAEQFANEQGYNAITLGAQITALGFYEKMGYIKEGEMFLDAAIEHYQMSKQF; this is translated from the coding sequence ATGAAAATCGTCCACACAAAAGATACCATGAGCGATATCTACTTGGATGCTGTTAAAATCCGCCGTCAAGTGTTCATGCAAGAGCAAGGTGTTCCTGGTGAGATTGAAATCGATAAATACGAAGCGGCTTGTATCCATTTTATTTTGTACGGTGATAACAACGAAGCTATTGCTACTTGCCGCTTATTGCCGTTAGAAGATAGTTTGATAAAATTACAACGGATGGCTGTTCAAAAAGAGTTTAGAGGTAATGAGTATGGTCGCTTGATTGTAGAAGGTGCTGAACAGTTTGCCAATGAGCAAGGGTACAACGCTATCACTTTAGGCGCACAAATCACAGCTCTTGGATTTTATGAAAAAATGGGGTATATCAAGGAAGGCGAAATGTTCCTTGATGCAGCTATTGAACATTATCAGATGAGTAAACAATTTTAG
- a CDS encoding ribose-5-phosphate isomerase, whose amino-acid sequence MKLVNVTNSYKQLVNKQLENTDAYFVKVYSAGNTTVVYTEAAQHAEILIVNKKRAVRKTEINEVLAYFLKRIPKEKYDRNQISIIELKDVIEISIPMTSSLVEN is encoded by the coding sequence ATGAAATTAGTCAATGTAACTAATAGCTACAAACAGTTAGTCAATAAACAACTAGAAAATACCGATGCATACTTTGTTAAAGTTTATTCAGCGGGTAACACGACCGTCGTTTATACAGAAGCTGCACAACATGCTGAAATATTGATTGTAAATAAGAAACGCGCCGTTCGAAAGACAGAAATCAATGAGGTTTTAGCTTATTTCTTGAAACGCATTCCAAAAGAAAAATATGACCGCAATCAAATTTCGATCATTGAATTAAAAGATGTGATAGAAATTTCGATTCCGATGACTTCTAGCCTTGTTGAAAATTAG
- a CDS encoding hemolysin → MNNADPESQSLIAQILLLVVLTLINAFLAASEIAVVSVNKNRVEQKAEEGDAKAKKLLKVLQDPTSFLSTIQVGITLVNILSGASLADSLSAKLAPVLGGGAAAKNIANIIILALLTYVSIVFGELYPKRIAMNKSEEVAQATSGFVRVIGVVAKPFVWLLSASTDLLSKITPMKFDDADSKMTRDEMRYMLESEGVLDNDELEMLQGVFSLDTKVAREVMVPRTDAFMIDISDDIQENIDAVLSENYSRIPVYNEDKDKIVGVLHTKNLLKAAHKLGFDKIQLKNIIQEPLFVPETIFIDDLLYELKRTQNQMAILLDEYGGVVGLATLEDLLEEIVGEIDDETDEVENLYAKIDDHEYLVQGRMLIDEFNEVFGTDLHMSDVDTMAGYLITALGTIPDEEEKLSFDVGNLTLTSEEMEGTRVLALKVVFHDEDIVDEEPEEYRRFFRKEMEDDEPRR, encoded by the coding sequence ATGAATAATGCTGACCCCGAGAGTCAGTCGCTTATCGCGCAAATTTTACTATTGGTTGTTTTAACATTGATCAACGCTTTTCTTGCAGCATCAGAAATCGCGGTAGTTTCTGTAAATAAGAATCGTGTCGAACAAAAGGCTGAAGAAGGCGATGCAAAGGCTAAGAAATTATTAAAAGTTTTGCAAGATCCTACAAGCTTTTTATCGACGATCCAAGTTGGTATCACTTTAGTCAATATTTTATCTGGTGCCTCATTAGCGGATTCATTATCAGCCAAATTAGCACCTGTCCTTGGCGGTGGCGCTGCAGCGAAAAATATTGCAAATATTATTATTTTAGCTTTATTGACCTATGTCTCGATCGTTTTTGGTGAGTTATACCCAAAACGAATTGCAATGAATAAATCAGAAGAAGTAGCTCAAGCTACATCAGGATTTGTGCGTGTGATCGGCGTTGTTGCTAAACCGTTCGTATGGTTATTATCTGCTTCAACGGATTTGCTTTCAAAGATTACACCAATGAAATTTGATGATGCTGATTCAAAAATGACGCGTGATGAAATGCGTTATATGTTGGAGTCAGAAGGTGTTTTAGATAATGATGAGCTGGAAATGCTCCAAGGTGTCTTTTCTTTAGATACAAAAGTGGCACGTGAAGTCATGGTTCCACGTACAGATGCATTTATGATTGATATTTCCGATGATATCCAAGAAAATATCGATGCAGTGTTATCAGAAAATTATTCAAGAATTCCAGTATATAACGAAGATAAAGACAAAATCGTTGGTGTTCTTCATACTAAGAACTTATTAAAAGCAGCCCATAAATTAGGCTTTGATAAGATTCAACTAAAAAATATTATCCAAGAACCGCTGTTTGTTCCAGAAACGATTTTTATTGACGATCTATTGTATGAACTAAAACGAACGCAAAATCAAATGGCCATTTTATTAGATGAATATGGTGGTGTGGTTGGTTTAGCTACATTAGAAGATCTACTAGAAGAGATTGTTGGAGAAATTGATGATGAGACAGATGAAGTCGAAAATTTATATGCTAAGATCGATGATCACGAGTATTTAGTTCAAGGAAGAATGCTGATTGATGAATTCAATGAAGTGTTTGGAACAGATTTACACATGAGTGATGTTGATACAATGGCAGGGTATTTAATAACGGCATTAGGTACGATTCCTGATGAAGAGGAGAAACTGTCGTTTGATGTTGGTAATCTTACATTGACCTCAGAAGAAATGGAAGGAACACGTGTTTTAGCGTTAAAAGTTGTTTTCCATGATGAAGATATCGTTGATGAAGAACCAGAAGAATACCGTCGTTTCTTCCGTAAAGAAATGGAAGATGACGAGCCAAGAAGATAA
- a CDS encoding A/G-specific adenine glycosylase, with product MKNEKYWETWSDDKLQSFQEEFIAWYEKEKRNLPWRVNLDPYRIWISEIMLQQTRVDTVIDYYYRFMEWFPTIKDLAEAPDDRLLKAWEGLGYYSRARNLKVAAQQIMAEFNGQMPETIEEIRQLKGIGPYTAGAIGSIAFQLPEPAIDGNVMRVVSRLFEISDDIAKPSSRKVFEEAMYKIIDQNRPGDFNQAMMDLGSSICTPTSPKCEECPIQPYCLSYKNNTMTNFPVKSKKMKPKDVYYIGGIIENKKQEFLLSQRDSIGLLANMWLFPITEITKERFDFLQKNWAKEDQQMSFDFEEQNKVAEDTTEIFEEYPEVVWQKRTLGEVTHIFSHLKWHILVFYGRQTGLSELAKNQRWVQEADYSNLVFPKPQQKMVELYKQEFKIDE from the coding sequence ATGAAGAATGAAAAATATTGGGAGACGTGGAGTGATGATAAACTCCAGTCATTTCAAGAAGAATTTATTGCTTGGTATGAAAAGGAAAAGCGAAATTTACCTTGGCGTGTCAATCTAGATCCATACCGTATTTGGATCTCAGAAATCATGCTGCAGCAAACCCGTGTTGATACAGTGATCGATTATTATTATCGTTTTATGGAATGGTTTCCGACGATCAAGGATTTAGCTGAAGCTCCAGATGATCGATTATTAAAAGCTTGGGAAGGCTTAGGGTATTACTCCAGAGCAAGAAATTTAAAAGTTGCAGCTCAGCAGATCATGGCAGAATTTAATGGTCAGATGCCTGAAACGATCGAAGAAATCCGTCAATTAAAAGGAATCGGACCTTATACAGCTGGTGCAATCGGCAGTATTGCGTTTCAACTCCCAGAACCTGCAATCGATGGCAACGTTATGCGTGTTGTAAGCCGTTTGTTTGAAATCAGTGATGATATTGCCAAACCTAGCAGTCGTAAGGTTTTTGAAGAAGCAATGTATAAAATCATTGATCAAAATCGTCCTGGGGACTTCAATCAAGCGATGATGGATCTAGGCTCTTCGATTTGTACACCCACCTCACCAAAGTGTGAGGAATGCCCGATCCAGCCTTATTGTTTGAGTTATAAGAATAATACAATGACAAATTTTCCAGTTAAATCCAAAAAAATGAAACCAAAAGATGTCTACTATATCGGTGGAATCATCGAAAATAAAAAACAGGAATTTTTATTAAGTCAGCGTGATTCAATAGGTTTATTAGCGAATATGTGGCTGTTCCCGATTACTGAGATAACAAAAGAACGCTTCGATTTTTTACAAAAAAATTGGGCTAAAGAAGATCAGCAAATGTCATTCGATTTTGAAGAGCAAAATAAGGTGGCAGAAGATACAACAGAAATTTTTGAAGAGTATCCGGAAGTTGTTTGGCAAAAGCGAACATTAGGTGAAGTAACTCATATTTTCAGTCATTTAAAATGGCATATTCTTGTGTTTTACGGACGCCAGACAGGCCTATCAGAGTTGGCTAAAAATCAGCGCTGGGTACAAGAAGCGGATTATTCAAATTTAGTTTTTCCAAAGCCTCAGCAAAAAATGGTAGAACTTTATAAACAAGAATTTAAAATAGATGAATAA
- a CDS encoding phosphocarrier protein HPr: MEKKDFHIVAETGIHARPATLLVQTASKFNSDINLEYKGKSVNLKSIMGVMSLGVGQGSDVTISVDGVDEADALAAIVDTMQKEGLSE; encoded by the coding sequence ATGGAAAAGAAAGATTTTCACATCGTAGCAGAAACAGGGATTCACGCTCGTCCAGCTACATTATTAGTACAAACTGCAAGTAAATTCAACTCAGATATTAACTTAGAATACAAAGGTAAATCTGTTAACCTTAAATCAATCATGGGCGTTATGTCTTTAGGCGTTGGCCAAGGTTCGGACGTAACAATCTCAGTTGATGGTGTTGACGAAGCTGATGCATTAGCAGCAATCGTAGACACAATGCAAAAAGAAGGATTGTCAGAATAA